In Thermotomaculum hydrothermale, a single genomic region encodes these proteins:
- a CDS encoding arginase family protein gives MFSVLILHTENSYLLQKSILKKAKCVDLRDIPEKKLMATFETLKRIEEKLPQKQHLITFLGKGDYHYLSYLFLKRIKEEFTLVVFDNHLDNQPVFDKNFISCGSWLNNAITLPLLKKIIVIKPEIESTNNTKIKVIDFNPDALEKELENEKRIYVSIDKDILDEKFLKTNWDGGNFSPEMIVELLEIIPKEKILGADICGEPDDFNLFDIQKSEKINNMLLKALTKAPVLRREFIS, from the coding sequence ATGTTTTCAGTACTCATATTGCACACAGAAAACTCTTACTTGCTGCAAAAATCCATTCTTAAAAAAGCTAAGTGTGTTGATTTAAGGGATATTCCTGAAAAAAAACTAATGGCCACATTTGAAACTTTAAAGAGGATTGAAGAAAAACTGCCACAAAAACAACACTTAATTACCTTTTTAGGCAAAGGGGATTATCACTATTTAAGTTATCTATTTTTGAAAAGGATAAAAGAGGAGTTTACCCTCGTTGTTTTTGATAATCACCTTGATAATCAGCCTGTATTTGATAAAAATTTTATATCTTGCGGTTCGTGGTTAAACAATGCAATTACCTTGCCTTTACTTAAAAAAATTATAGTTATTAAACCAGAAATTGAATCAACCAATAACACGAAAATTAAAGTGATTGACTTTAACCCTGATGCACTTGAAAAAGAATTGGAGAATGAAAAAAGGATTTATGTATCAATTGATAAAGATATTCTTGATGAAAAATTCCTTAAAACAAACTGGGACGGTGGGAATTTCTCCCCTGAAATGATTGTTGAATTGCTTGAAATTATCCCGAAAGAAAAGATTTTAGGGGCTGATATTTGCGGTGAACCTGATGATTTCAACCTGTTTGACATTCAAAAAAGCGAAAAGATAAACAACATGCTTTTAAAAGCACTAACAAAAGCACCTGTTTTGAGAAGAGAATTTATCTCTTAA
- the hutI gene encoding imidazolonepropionase has protein sequence MRILIKNIKQLVSPVNEDFAILSDFKRLSVYENVSIVVNNGIIEEIIEEPDPDIEVAGVINARNQVVMPAFVDPHTHLVFAGTREDEFNMRIQGKTYMEIAKAGGGINSTVKKTREASEEELFKTAKRNLLKMIEHGIGTFEIKSGYGLNMETELKQLNVIQRLKETMPVDIKATFLGAHEVPPEYRDNKQKYIDLLINEMLPAAKEQGIAEYCDIFCEEGVFDIEESREILTKAKELGFKIRMHADELTPLGGAELAAELGAKSADHLVYITDKGIDAMISKNVVFVMLPGTTFFLMSERYAPAKKIAERGGIVALSTDFNPGSSYTHSMPMIITLACLKMGLTIEQAINAATINAAYSLDLHNKTGSIHKGKQADFIFLDIPSYKFLVYNYGVNHITALIKKGKVVFQK, from the coding sequence ATGAGAATACTGATTAAAAATATAAAACAGCTTGTTTCTCCTGTTAATGAAGATTTTGCAATTCTCTCTGATTTTAAAAGGCTTTCAGTTTATGAGAATGTTTCAATTGTTGTTAACAATGGAATAATTGAGGAGATTATTGAAGAGCCTGACCCTGATATTGAAGTTGCAGGGGTAATTAATGCAAGGAATCAGGTGGTAATGCCTGCATTTGTTGACCCTCACACCCACCTTGTTTTTGCAGGTACAAGGGAAGATGAATTCAATATGCGAATTCAGGGCAAAACATATATGGAAATTGCAAAGGCAGGTGGAGGGATAAACAGCACTGTAAAAAAAACAAGAGAGGCAAGCGAAGAGGAGCTTTTCAAAACGGCAAAAAGAAACCTTCTTAAAATGATTGAGCACGGTATAGGCACCTTTGAGATAAAGAGTGGCTACGGGCTAAACATGGAAACAGAATTAAAGCAGTTAAATGTCATTCAAAGATTAAAGGAAACGATGCCTGTTGATATTAAGGCAACTTTTTTGGGAGCTCACGAGGTTCCCCCTGAGTACAGGGATAATAAACAAAAGTACATTGATTTATTGATTAACGAAATGCTTCCTGCGGCAAAAGAGCAGGGGATAGCAGAGTACTGTGATATTTTCTGCGAAGAAGGTGTTTTTGATATTGAGGAATCAAGGGAAATACTTACAAAGGCAAAAGAGTTAGGCTTTAAAATAAGAATGCATGCAGACGAATTAACACCTTTAGGAGGGGCTGAGCTTGCAGCTGAGTTGGGAGCAAAAAGTGCAGACCACCTTGTTTACATCACAGATAAGGGTATAGATGCAATGATTTCAAAGAATGTTGTTTTTGTTATGCTTCCAGGGACAACATTTTTCCTGATGTCTGAAAGGTACGCCCCTGCTAAAAAGATTGCAGAAAGAGGTGGAATAGTTGCCCTTTCTACAGATTTTAACCCTGGCAGTTCTTACACACATTCTATGCCAATGATTATAACCCTTGCATGTTTAAAAATGGGATTGACAATTGAGCAGGCAATAAATGCAGCCACAATTAACGCGGCATACTCTCTTGACTTACATAACAAAACAGGTTCAATACATAAAGGAAAGCAGGCAGACTTTATTTTCCTTGACATTCCGTCGTATAAATTTTTAGTTTACAATTACGGTGTAAATCACATAACAGCATTGATAAAAAAAGGAAAGGTTGTTTTCCAGAAATAA
- a CDS encoding HhH-GPD family protein, whose amino-acid sequence MIAEFMLHRTRAEQVVPVYNEFTKKYPDVFALVCANSDDIRKVTEHLGLHWRSEHFIKSAKYIVEKHNGELPEDYKDLRKIPGIGEYIAGAILTVCFNKPTPVVDSNIARFINRFYGLNLKGEIRRKKEIVQKAKEIFNHDNPGQLLFAMVDFTALVCKPQKPNCDSCPLKFLCSLNKEQKIVEES is encoded by the coding sequence ATGATTGCAGAGTTTATGCTTCATAGAACAAGAGCGGAACAGGTTGTGCCAGTGTATAATGAATTTACAAAAAAATATCCAGATGTGTTTGCCCTGGTTTGCGCAAATTCAGATGATATAAGAAAGGTTACTGAGCATCTAGGACTTCACTGGAGAAGTGAACATTTTATAAAGTCTGCAAAATACATTGTAGAAAAACATAATGGTGAACTCCCTGAAGATTATAAAGATCTAAGAAAAATACCGGGTATTGGTGAATACATTGCTGGTGCTATATTAACAGTGTGTTTCAATAAACCCACTCCTGTTGTTGACAGTAATATAGCGCGGTTTATAAACAGGTTTTATGGATTGAATCTGAAAGGAGAAATCAGAAGAAAAAAAGAAATTGTACAGAAAGCTAAAGAAATATTTAATCATGATAACCCTGGTCAGTTACTGTTTGCAATGGTGGATTTTACCGCCCTTGTATGCAAACCACAAAAACCGAATTGTGATTCCTGCCCTTTAAAGTTTTTATGCAGTCTAAACAAAGAGCAAAAGATAGTGGAAGAAAGTTGA
- a CDS encoding YggS family pyridoxal phosphate-dependent enzyme, giving the protein MTIASNIERIKKRVKAACKRANRSPDEVKIVAVSKLHPVEKIIEAYSNGLRIFGENRVQEAKEKFEILKDYQIEWHLIGHLQKNKVKYAVNIFDFIHSIDSIELAEKVEKRLEKIGKTIKGFIQVKLSEEETKHGVLIEELDNLARFCRNLNYVKIIGLMTVPPYFDDVEKVRPYFVKLRELRDKLNKEVFENSLTELSMGMTHDFEVAIEEGATYVRIGTGIFGERNYDGN; this is encoded by the coding sequence ATGACAATAGCGAGTAATATTGAACGAATAAAAAAAAGAGTAAAAGCTGCATGCAAAAGGGCAAATAGAAGCCCTGACGAAGTTAAAATTGTTGCGGTTTCTAAATTGCATCCTGTGGAAAAAATAATTGAGGCTTATTCAAACGGATTAAGAATTTTTGGAGAAAACAGGGTTCAGGAAGCAAAGGAAAAGTTTGAAATTTTAAAGGATTACCAGATTGAATGGCACCTAATCGGGCATCTTCAGAAAAACAAGGTTAAGTATGCAGTTAATATTTTTGATTTTATCCATTCAATAGACAGTATTGAACTTGCTGAAAAGGTTGAAAAAAGGCTTGAGAAAATAGGAAAAACAATAAAAGGCTTTATTCAGGTTAAATTATCTGAAGAGGAAACAAAGCATGGTGTTTTAATTGAAGAGCTTGATAACCTTGCAAGGTTTTGCAGAAATTTGAATTATGTGAAAATAATTGGGTTGATGACTGTTCCCCCATATTTTGACGATGTTGAAAAGGTAAGGCCTTACTTTGTAAAATTGAGGGAATTAAGGGACAAATTAAATAAAGAGGTGTTTGAAAATAGCTTAACTGAATTATCAATGGGAATGACCCACGATTTTGAGGTTGCAATTGAAGAGGGTGCGACTTATGTTAGAATAGGGACAGGAATTTTCGGAGAAAGGAACTATGATGGTAATTAA
- a CDS encoding sensor histidine kinase, with the protein MLYKDELSFRPRARLIKIIGEQLISSEVIALVELVRNSYDADATEVFIKLIDIQNPEKGKIIIEDNGTGMSLEKIRNVWLEPATPDKKMEECKRYSKCFNRKLLGEKGIGRFAVHKLGEKVKLVTRATIDCFGTLENYETVVDINWNKFSEDKYLDEVKIEIETRTPQYFLQRGGVYIEISNINPWKVSTIVNTVRKLKALESPDIIRRSDNSDGSKTGQFKMKIASNNSEIQKEIDAVKSINVLLESAFYKIHGVVDEQGILHFTYSFNRPDYPELSRSIPGGKIDLKEFILNFLEELKKLYESKNETNKEKNQKNFYKDIFPGKFYVDFYVWDLDSSALKVAGLQMEYKTVIKPNAGVRVYRDGFRVWPYGEEDDDWLGLDLRRLNAPKERLISRNQIVGFINISSERNPLLIDQSNREGLIKNTQYEVFYELVKASLKHMSNLRKQDKTKMDKAKEKSKYDDEVTQTISNLKNKLRRNKHYDLYKEDVEKIEKVYKERVTDILDRYMQAAAIGISYTLPVHELNIRFKSINSLIKEIEKNPLFLNDYIRELENLIENTQNIVKAIGNLMQRKKRKEVLLLKVVKNAIKIKERELKEFDIKVSIVGDLQQKAVIIENLVGTAFLNLVDNAIYWIRVKRMQLREKGIYYKGIIEIILGEEDDRPFITIKDNGTGIKDPIEMLKEPYYSRKENGYGLGLYIVDNIMTRHNGKLEAKNWKEGAVFKLIFEK; encoded by the coding sequence ATGCTTTATAAAGATGAACTCTCTTTTAGACCCAGGGCAAGGTTAATTAAGATAATTGGAGAACAACTTATATCCAGTGAGGTCATCGCGCTTGTAGAACTGGTTAGAAATTCTTATGATGCTGATGCAACTGAAGTATTTATTAAATTAATTGATATACAGAATCCTGAGAAAGGAAAGATAATAATAGAAGATAATGGAACAGGAATGAGTCTTGAAAAAATCAGGAATGTATGGTTAGAACCTGCCACACCTGATAAGAAAATGGAAGAATGCAAAAGATATAGCAAGTGTTTTAACAGAAAATTACTTGGAGAAAAAGGGATCGGGAGATTTGCTGTGCATAAACTTGGAGAAAAAGTTAAATTAGTTACCAGAGCAACTATTGACTGCTTTGGAACTCTGGAAAATTATGAAACAGTGGTAGATATTAATTGGAATAAATTTTCTGAGGATAAGTATCTTGATGAAGTTAAAATAGAAATTGAAACTAGAACTCCTCAATATTTTTTGCAAAGGGGTGGAGTATATATAGAAATATCGAATATAAATCCATGGAAAGTGTCAACAATAGTAAATACAGTACGAAAACTTAAAGCACTTGAATCTCCTGATATTATTAGAAGAAGTGATAATTCTGATGGAAGCAAAACCGGTCAATTTAAGATGAAAATAGCGAGTAATAACTCTGAAATTCAGAAAGAAATAGATGCTGTCAAAAGTATAAATGTTCTTCTTGAGTCAGCTTTTTATAAAATTCATGGAGTAGTAGATGAACAAGGCATTTTACACTTCACTTATTCATTCAATAGACCAGATTATCCAGAGCTTTCAAGAAGTATCCCGGGGGGAAAAATTGATTTAAAAGAATTCATCCTAAATTTTTTAGAGGAACTAAAAAAACTTTACGAGTCTAAGAACGAAACTAATAAAGAGAAAAATCAAAAGAATTTTTATAAAGATATTTTTCCTGGCAAGTTTTATGTGGATTTTTATGTATGGGATCTTGATTCATCAGCTTTAAAAGTAGCAGGATTGCAGATGGAATACAAGACTGTTATCAAACCAAATGCAGGCGTTAGGGTTTATCGTGATGGATTCAGAGTTTGGCCTTACGGTGAAGAAGATGATGATTGGCTTGGGTTAGACCTCAGGAGATTAAACGCCCCAAAGGAAAGATTAATCAGCAGGAATCAAATAGTAGGATTTATAAATATATCTTCTGAAAGAAATCCACTGCTTATTGATCAGTCCAACAGAGAGGGATTGATAAAAAATACTCAATACGAGGTTTTCTACGAACTTGTGAAAGCTTCTCTAAAGCATATGTCCAACCTTCGGAAGCAGGATAAAACAAAGATGGATAAAGCAAAAGAAAAGAGTAAATATGACGATGAGGTTACTCAAACTATTTCTAATCTTAAAAATAAGTTAAGAAGGAACAAGCATTATGATCTCTATAAAGAGGACGTAGAAAAAATTGAAAAGGTCTACAAAGAAAGAGTAACAGATATTCTGGATAGATATATGCAGGCAGCTGCAATAGGAATTAGCTATACACTCCCTGTTCATGAATTGAATATCAGGTTTAAATCAATCAATTCTTTAATAAAAGAAATAGAAAAGAATCCTTTGTTTTTAAATGATTATATACGAGAACTGGAGAATTTAATTGAAAATACGCAGAATATAGTAAAAGCAATTGGTAATTTGATGCAAAGAAAGAAACGAAAAGAGGTTCTTCTATTAAAGGTTGTTAAAAATGCTATCAAAATAAAAGAAAGGGAATTAAAAGAATTTGATATTAAAGTTTCAATTGTCGGAGATCTCCAGCAAAAGGCAGTTATAATTGAGAATCTTGTAGGTACAGCCTTTCTTAATTTGGTAGATAATGCTATTTACTGGATCCGTGTGAAAAGAATGCAACTAAGAGAAAAAGGGATTTATTACAAAGGTATCATAGAAATAATATTGGGCGAAGAAGATGATAGACCTTTTATTACCATCAAAGATAATGGGACAGGTATAAAGGATCCAATTGAAATGCTCAAAGAACCTTACTACAGCAGGAAAGAGAATGGTTATGGACTCGGATTATATATTGTGGATAATATTATGACAAGGCATAATGGAAAGCTAGAAGCAAAAAATTGGAAAGAAGGAGCTGTTTTTAAATTAATATTTGAAAAATAA
- a CDS encoding DNA cytosine methyltransferase — MRVNSKQLTYLELFAGAGGLAEGFSSAGFTPVAYVEMDRYASLTLKTRIVYHYLVKKGKAGIYTKYLQKKISREELYGMVPNIELNTVINEEISEENIYYLIGVIQNKMKQKKIENVDVIVGGPPCQAYSLIGRARDPYRMKNDRRNYLYQLYVKFLEVFKPKVFVFENVPGLLSAGNGKLWEDVQRYFKEAGFKIEYKILNAYDFGVLQNRKRIIVIGWRIELNLEYPEFEKDSYVEKFNVKEVFKDLPPLKPGEKMYTGEYIGEPSEYLKYYGIRNNDDILTLHIARNHNERDRRIYKLYIEAWMKEKRRPEYNELPEELKTHRNRKAFKDRFKVVAPDLPYSQTIVAHLGKDGHYFIHPDINQLRSISVREAARLQSFPDNFYFEGPMTAMFRQIGNAVPPLMAQKIAEKIKEMINAL; from the coding sequence ATGAGAGTAAATAGTAAGCAATTGACTTATCTAGAATTATTCGCCGGGGCAGGTGGACTGGCCGAGGGCTTTTCAAGTGCCGGATTTACGCCAGTAGCATATGTAGAAATGGACAGATATGCCTCACTTACTCTTAAAACGCGAATTGTTTATCATTATCTTGTAAAAAAAGGAAAAGCGGGTATTTACACAAAATATTTGCAAAAGAAAATATCAAGAGAAGAACTTTATGGAATGGTCCCTAATATTGAATTAAACACAGTTATAAATGAAGAAATTAGTGAAGAAAATATTTACTATTTGATAGGTGTGATTCAGAATAAAATGAAACAGAAAAAAATAGAGAATGTAGATGTGATAGTTGGTGGGCCGCCCTGTCAGGCATACTCTCTTATTGGAAGAGCCAGGGATCCATACAGGATGAAAAATGATAGAAGAAATTACCTTTATCAGCTTTATGTTAAATTTCTGGAGGTGTTTAAACCAAAGGTTTTTGTATTTGAAAATGTCCCGGGATTGCTTTCAGCAGGGAATGGGAAACTATGGGAAGATGTGCAAAGGTATTTCAAAGAAGCGGGATTTAAAATAGAATATAAAATCTTAAATGCCTATGATTTTGGTGTGTTACAAAACAGAAAAAGGATTATTGTTATTGGGTGGAGGATAGAATTAAATCTAGAATATCCTGAATTTGAAAAAGATTCCTATGTCGAAAAGTTCAATGTTAAGGAAGTATTTAAAGATCTTCCCCCTCTAAAACCCGGCGAAAAAATGTATACTGGTGAATACATTGGAGAACCTTCTGAATATTTAAAATACTATGGGATAAGAAACAATGATGATATTCTCACCCTGCATATTGCAAGAAATCACAATGAAAGAGACAGGAGAATCTATAAATTATATATTGAAGCATGGATGAAAGAAAAAAGAAGGCCCGAATATAATGAACTGCCGGAAGAGCTTAAAACGCATAGAAACAGAAAGGCATTTAAAGATAGATTTAAAGTTGTTGCTCCTGATTTACCATATTCTCAGACTATTGTAGCCCACCTTGGTAAAGATGGACATTATTTTATACATCCGGATATAAATCAACTTCGCTCAATTTCGGTAAGAGAGGCTGCCAGATTGCAATCTTTTCCGGATAATTTTTACTTTGAAGGACCCATGACTGCAATGTTCCGTCAGATAGGAAACGCCGTTCCTCCGCTTATGGCACAAAAAATTGCTGAAAAAATAAAGGAGATGATAAATGCTTTATAA
- a CDS encoding YggT family protein, whose amino-acid sequence MMVINAFLVALFSVVFMLIDLYVWIVIIRALVTWVNADPYNPIVRILSQLVDPVTMRIRRWLPFVRVGMVDLSPLVLVFFLYFVKVFLRMLLINMHLM is encoded by the coding sequence ATGATGGTAATTAATGCTTTTCTTGTTGCGTTATTTTCAGTTGTTTTCATGTTAATAGACCTTTATGTGTGGATTGTGATTATAAGGGCTCTTGTTACCTGGGTAAATGCAGACCCATACAATCCAATAGTTAGAATACTGTCTCAGCTTGTTGACCCTGTAACAATGAGAATTCGCAGATGGTTGCCATTTGTAAGGGTGGGTATGGTTGATTTATCCCCTCTTGTTCTGGTTTTTTTCCTTTACTTTGTAAAGGTCTTTTTAAGAATGTTGTTGATAAATATGCATTTAATGTGA
- a CDS encoding GDP-L-fucose synthase family protein: MEKNSKIFVAGGTGLVGSAIIRRLKEKGYNNIIASYHDRKPDNDETKWINLDLTNQTNTENFFKTYKPDYVFLAAAKVGGIWANNVYRADFIFQNLQIQNNVIDFSYKYGVKKLLFLGSTCIYPKNCPQPIKEEYLLTDTLEYTNEPYAIAKIAGIKLCESYNLQYGTNFISVMPTNLYGYNDNFDLEKSHVLPALIRKIHLGKLLEQGNWRKIRDDFNKYPLERINGNSPENEILNILSKYGIKKEGEKTFVEIWGTGNPLREFLWSEDMADACVFLMEKIDFEDIVKLKFPEVKDVKSDYTKFEIRNTHINIGTGKDLSIKELAYLIKNTINFKGELIFNSSKPDGTYKKLTDVSVLHSLGWRHKVELEEGIKKLYNWYLKN; this comes from the coding sequence ATGGAAAAAAACAGCAAAATATTTGTTGCTGGCGGGACTGGATTAGTCGGAAGCGCAATTATAAGAAGGTTAAAAGAAAAAGGATATAATAACATTATTGCATCCTACCATGATAGAAAACCAGATAATGATGAAACTAAGTGGATTAATCTTGATTTAACAAATCAAACCAACACTGAAAACTTTTTCAAAACATATAAACCAGATTATGTTTTTCTTGCCGCTGCAAAGGTTGGCGGAATTTGGGCTAACAATGTTTACAGAGCTGATTTTATATTTCAAAACCTTCAAATCCAAAACAATGTTATTGATTTTTCATACAAATATGGGGTGAAAAAACTTTTATTCCTTGGAAGCACCTGCATTTATCCTAAAAATTGCCCACAGCCTATAAAAGAAGAATACCTTTTAACCGACACTCTTGAATACACAAACGAGCCTTATGCAATAGCAAAAATAGCCGGTATAAAACTATGCGAAAGCTACAACTTACAGTACGGAACAAATTTTATTTCTGTAATGCCAACCAACTTATATGGTTACAATGATAACTTTGACCTTGAAAAATCACATGTTCTTCCCGCTTTAATAAGGAAAATACACCTTGGGAAACTATTGGAACAGGGAAATTGGAGAAAAATTAGAGATGATTTTAATAAATACCCTCTTGAAAGGATAAATGGGAATTCCCCGGAAAATGAAATACTAAATATCCTCTCAAAATATGGAATAAAAAAAGAAGGAGAAAAAACATTTGTTGAAATCTGGGGAACAGGAAATCCCTTAAGAGAATTCTTGTGGTCAGAAGATATGGCAGATGCCTGTGTTTTCTTAATGGAAAAAATAGATTTTGAGGATATTGTAAAATTAAAATTTCCTGAAGTTAAGGATGTAAAAAGTGACTACACAAAATTTGAAATAAGAAACACCCACATAAATATAGGCACAGGAAAAGATCTCTCCATAAAAGAATTGGCATACCTTATTAAAAATACTATTAATTTTAAAGGAGAATTAATATTTAACTCATCAAAACCAGATGGAACATATAAAAAACTTACAGATGTTTCTGTTTTGCATTCCTTAGGCTGGAGACACAAAGTAGAGCTGGAAGAAGGAATAAAGAAGTTATATAACTGGTATTTAAAAAATTAA
- a CDS encoding DivIVA domain-containing protein — translation MKFTPMDIINRDFSKKLRGYNKEEVKNFLSMVAEDFEELINENVQLKKKLQTLENDYEDLKKKEEILRDTLLMAQQTKEDIKNNALKEAEMIVKESEIQAEKIINNAYQKIEDLKGEIEELRREKFRLVSELKRVIEFTERFIEGIEEGQQNENTD, via the coding sequence ATGAAATTTACTCCGATGGACATAATCAATAGAGATTTTTCAAAGAAATTAAGGGGATACAACAAAGAAGAGGTTAAGAACTTTCTCTCAATGGTTGCAGAGGATTTTGAGGAATTGATAAATGAAAATGTTCAGTTGAAAAAAAAGCTGCAGACACTTGAAAATGATTATGAGGATTTAAAAAAGAAGGAAGAGATTTTAAGGGACACACTTTTAATGGCACAGCAGACAAAAGAGGATATAAAAAACAATGCATTGAAAGAAGCTGAGATGATTGTTAAAGAGAGCGAAATTCAGGCTGAGAAAATAATAAACAATGCTTATCAGAAAATAGAAGATTTAAAGGGAGAGATAGAAGAGTTAAGGAGAGAGAAATTCAGGCTTGTCTCTGAGTTAAAGAGGGTGATTGAATTTACTGAAAGGTTTATAGAGGGAATTGAAGAGGGGCAGCAAAATGAGAATACTGATTAA
- a CDS encoding HAD hydrolase family protein produces the protein MVKIVASDIGGTLTNNENRISDFTKKVIHTLPVPFCFVTGFNRFIAFKYFDMVGKEDAYMIAQNGAFVYHGRKLLMYSLLDKRFVKAIVDFGLENNCIARVFCTDNNVYCFVPEDYNEEPLRWDKPIYRIFKGSVEDLPSDVIQVGFFERVEKIEKITEKAIEKFGEIVMFGPRLYGTHQWLEFNNPGAKKHIAFKKLAEYLKIDLKDAIYCGDNYNDIELLKIVGEPVVVGDADDEIKKYAKHVVDAGYNDGVAKFLVEYFNLKI, from the coding sequence ATGGTAAAAATAGTTGCAAGCGATATTGGCGGCACTTTAACAAATAATGAAAACAGAATTTCCGATTTTACAAAAAAGGTAATCCACACCCTTCCTGTCCCCTTTTGCTTTGTGACGGGGTTTAACAGGTTTATAGCCTTTAAATACTTTGATATGGTGGGGAAGGAAGATGCCTATATGATTGCCCAGAACGGGGCTTTTGTTTATCACGGCAGAAAGCTTTTAATGTACTCACTGCTTGATAAAAGGTTTGTAAAGGCAATCGTTGATTTTGGACTGGAAAACAATTGCATAGCGAGGGTGTTTTGCACAGACAACAATGTGTATTGCTTTGTGCCTGAAGATTACAATGAAGAACCGTTAAGGTGGGATAAGCCGATTTACAGGATTTTCAAGGGAAGTGTTGAAGATTTGCCTTCAGATGTAATTCAGGTGGGATTTTTTGAAAGGGTTGAAAAGATTGAGAAAATAACTGAAAAAGCCATTGAAAAATTTGGTGAAATTGTAATGTTTGGCCCCAGACTATACGGCACCCACCAGTGGCTTGAGTTTAACAATCCTGGGGCAAAAAAACACATAGCATTTAAAAAACTTGCAGAATACTTAAAGATTGATTTGAAAGATGCAATTTACTGTGGTGACAATTACAACGATATTGAATTGTTGAAAATAGTTGGTGAGCCGGTGGTTGTTGGAGATGCAGATGATGAGATAAAGAAGTACGCAAAACATGTTGTTGATGCAGGTTACAACGACGGGGTGGCAAAGTTTCTTGTTGAATACTTCAACCTTAAAATTTAA
- a CDS encoding zinc ribbon domain-containing protein: protein MRTILSKLWDYQAAILEIARLNKALKTYPESIRTLETEIKTIEKKLTKTKTELDENKDTQKKREEYLEMCKTNLEKYESDLMEVTNQKDYSAVLNEIDYAKKEIHNTEEELIKLFEEIEKNEKLIDEFTQVLSTKKEELDKALEDFKATNQEQIKRRDELLEVKKKLESEIPLKYLKVFYNIAKKRNGIGVATIENETCSACHMKIRPQKINEIKKHPDSLYYCENCQRILVLIPEDDNSE, encoded by the coding sequence TTGAGAACAATACTTTCAAAACTCTGGGATTATCAAGCGGCTATACTGGAAATTGCAAGGCTTAACAAAGCCTTAAAGACTTATCCTGAATCAATCAGGACTCTGGAAACAGAAATCAAGACAATAGAAAAAAAACTAACCAAAACCAAAACTGAGCTGGACGAAAATAAGGATACTCAGAAAAAGAGGGAAGAGTATCTTGAAATGTGCAAAACAAACCTTGAAAAGTATGAAAGCGATTTAATGGAAGTTACAAATCAGAAAGATTATTCGGCTGTTTTAAACGAGATTGATTACGCAAAAAAGGAAATTCATAACACCGAAGAAGAGTTGATAAAACTTTTTGAAGAAATAGAGAAGAATGAAAAGTTAATTGATGAATTTACTCAGGTTTTGTCAACAAAGAAAGAAGAACTTGACAAAGCGCTGGAAGATTTTAAAGCAACAAATCAGGAGCAGATAAAGAGAAGGGATGAGCTTCTTGAGGTTAAAAAGAAGCTTGAGAGCGAAATTCCTTTAAAATATTTGAAAGTGTTTTACAATATCGCCAAAAAGAGAAACGGGATAGGGGTGGCGACAATAGAGAATGAAACCTGTTCTGCATGCCACATGAAAATAAGGCCACAGAAGATAAATGAGATAAAGAAGCATCCAGACAGCCTGTATTACTGTGAAAATTGCCAGAGGATTCTGGTTTTAATTCCTGAAGATGACAATAGCGAGTAA